Proteins encoded by one window of Candidatus Kapaibacterium thiocyanatum:
- a CDS encoding carbonic anhydrase, with product MESYKRLLLNNKAWVQDKLNLREDYFTRMSENQKPDFLWIGCSDSRVPAEDITGVEPGEIFVHRNIANLVIHTDFSVLSVLQYAVEVLEVNHIIVCGHYGCGGIRTAMSRKNLGLINKWLRHIKDVYRLHASELESITDEQMRYERLVELNVIEQVQHLAEISFIQRSWKNKKRPMVHGWTYDIHTGYLKDLVTLNPGDMPHDIYIYDFEDE from the coding sequence ATGGAATCTTACAAGCGCTTACTGCTGAACAACAAGGCCTGGGTGCAGGACAAGCTCAATCTTCGTGAGGACTACTTCACGCGTATGAGCGAGAACCAGAAACCCGACTTCCTCTGGATCGGATGCTCGGACAGTCGCGTCCCCGCCGAAGATATCACCGGCGTGGAGCCGGGCGAGATCTTCGTCCACCGCAACATCGCCAACCTCGTCATCCATACCGACTTCAGCGTGCTCAGCGTCCTGCAGTATGCCGTCGAAGTCCTGGAAGTCAACCACATCATCGTCTGCGGCCACTACGGCTGTGGCGGTATCCGTACGGCCATGTCCAGGAAGAACCTGGGCCTGATCAACAAGTGGCTCCGCCACATCAAGGACGTCTATCGGCTGCATGCCTCGGAACTCGAGAGCATCACCGACGAACAGATGCGCTACGAGCGGCTCGTGGAACTCAACGTCATCGAACAGGTACAGCACCTGGCGGAGATTTCCTTCATCCAGCGCTCGTGGAAGAACAAGAAGCGGCCGATGGTTCACGGCTGGACCTACGACATCCATACGGGATATCTCAAGGATCTGGTCACGCTGAACCCCGGGGACATGCCGCACGACATCTACATCTACGACTTCGAAGACGAATAA